From one Melioribacteraceae bacterium genomic stretch:
- the rsmD gene encoding 16S rRNA (guanine(966)-N(2))-methyltransferase RsmD produces MRIIAGKYKSRAVKAPNPKFTRPTTDMVKESIFNMLQSRFDFTDVKVLDIYAGSGSLGLEALSRGAKEIHFVELNFSVYKVLSGNIKSLDEENSCKIFRKSAVKFSAQTEYEKYDLIFADPPFFEYDIHDVFKNIIANDFINENGIFIIERSIQTEKKDVAGFGIEPIKKIGDSLIYWYEK; encoded by the coding sequence ATGCGCATTATTGCAGGTAAATATAAAAGTCGTGCTGTAAAGGCACCGAACCCAAAATTTACACGTCCTACAACCGACATGGTAAAAGAATCTATTTTTAATATGCTTCAAAGTAGATTTGATTTTACAGATGTAAAAGTGCTGGATATCTATGCAGGCTCCGGTTCATTAGGATTAGAAGCATTGAGCAGAGGAGCAAAGGAAATCCATTTTGTTGAATTGAATTTTTCTGTATATAAAGTATTAAGCGGCAATATAAAAAGTTTAGATGAAGAAAATTCTTGTAAGATTTTTAGGAAAAGTGCGGTAAAATTTTCTGCACAAACCGAATATGAAAAGTATGATTTAATTTTTGCCGATCCACCGTTTTTTGAATACGATATACATGATGTTTTTAAAAATATTATTGCAAACGATTTTATTAATGAAAACGGAATTTTTATTATTGAGCGATCAATTCAAACAGAAAAAAAAGATGTTGCCGGTTTTGGCATTGAACCGATTAAGAAAATTGGCGACAGTCTGATTTATTGGTATGAAAAATAA
- a CDS encoding choice-of-anchor B family protein — MNRIISVITLNIFLFISINAQEGIELLGSINPRASQGYNDIWGYAADGREYALLGAGGGTSIIDVTDPNVPDEVAFIAGPPSSWRDLKTYSHYAYIVTEGTSGDNGLQIVDLSGLPNSVSLVKTTNEFFERAHNIFIVDKYALVIGTNNGGGMHILDLTDPENPERTAYYLESGYVHDVYAWGDTVVACAEDTYDLVDISDKSNPKKISSSIALPGIYAHSGWATEDKKYFIAAEEFNQRDITIWNIEDRNNWDLVVDEFKLSNTTPVHNIFVKGDYAHISYYADGYVVLDVSDPTNPLVVGQYDTSPSESGFNGAWGCYPFLPSGNIIISDMQTGLYVFSFTPVENPAPFLSPVNATNEILVEENVDLGLEVMDNGTIVEAYVYYRTIINSATGNWNRIDGELTDNNEFNFTIPSQQHLTTVEYYYAVADDGGKVVTSPSGGGGTPAGSVPPETFYSYRTIFAGTPVIVSLSPVFSDTTIVKGDKIEFTVEAVDTTQLDISYEWFLNGQKKSNLDSYTYGTTFVFAARTDTLDLVVTNGYKSVSNKWIISVDLTSDLDDDLTLSYDLVQNYPNPFNPSTTISYSIPASENVQLKVFNSLGELVSTLVDSYQNSGKYEVNFDARELSSGFYIAHVVAGKFSKSIKMLLVK, encoded by the coding sequence ATGAACAGAATCATTTCAGTGATTACACTGAATATTTTTCTATTTATTTCGATAAACGCTCAAGAGGGGATTGAATTATTAGGTTCAATAAATCCCAGAGCTTCACAAGGATATAATGATATCTGGGGTTATGCTGCAGATGGTCGTGAATATGCTTTACTAGGTGCCGGTGGAGGGACAAGTATAATTGATGTGACTGATCCTAACGTCCCTGACGAAGTGGCTTTCATTGCCGGACCGCCGTCCAGTTGGCGAGATCTTAAAACGTATAGTCATTATGCATATATTGTTACCGAAGGAACTTCCGGTGATAACGGATTACAGATAGTTGATCTTTCCGGGTTGCCTAATTCGGTAAGTTTAGTAAAAACTACTAATGAATTCTTTGAACGTGCCCACAATATTTTTATTGTTGATAAATATGCTTTGGTAATCGGGACTAATAACGGCGGAGGTATGCATATCCTAGATTTAACCGATCCGGAAAATCCTGAAAGAACAGCATACTATTTAGAAAGTGGTTATGTACACGATGTTTACGCTTGGGGCGATACGGTTGTTGCTTGTGCCGAAGATACATATGATTTAGTTGATATATCCGACAAATCAAATCCAAAAAAGATTTCATCCAGTATTGCATTACCCGGAATTTATGCTCATAGCGGTTGGGCGACGGAGGACAAAAAATATTTTATTGCTGCAGAAGAATTCAATCAGCGAGATATAACAATATGGAATATTGAGGACAGGAATAACTGGGATTTAGTCGTTGATGAATTCAAACTCTCAAATACAACACCGGTACATAATATCTTTGTAAAAGGCGATTATGCTCACATCTCTTATTATGCTGATGGTTATGTTGTCTTGGATGTTTCGGACCCGACAAATCCGTTAGTAGTCGGACAATATGATACAAGTCCCTCCGAATCAGGTTTTAACGGGGCATGGGGTTGTTATCCATTTCTTCCTTCCGGAAATATTATTATTTCCGATATGCAAACCGGCTTATATGTTTTTTCCTTTACTCCCGTTGAAAACCCGGCTCCTTTTTTATCTCCGGTAAATGCGACAAATGAAATCTTAGTTGAAGAAAATGTTGATCTCGGACTAGAAGTAATGGATAACGGAACAATCGTAGAAGCATATGTTTATTATCGTACCATAATAAACAGTGCAACCGGAAATTGGAATAGAATTGATGGAGAATTAACCGACAACAATGAATTCAATTTTACAATCCCATCGCAGCAGCATTTAACAACAGTTGAATATTATTATGCGGTTGCCGATGACGGGGGAAAAGTTGTTACTTCTCCAAGTGGTGGCGGTGGAACCCCGGCCGGCTCTGTTCCACCTGAAACGTTTTACAGTTATAGGACAATTTTTGCCGGTACACCTGTAATAGTTTCTTTGTCACCGGTTTTTTCTGATACTACTATTGTAAAAGGTGATAAAATTGAATTTACAGTCGAAGCTGTTGATACTACACAGCTTGATATATCTTATGAATGGTTTTTAAACGGACAAAAGAAAAGTAATTTGGATAGTTATACTTACGGAACGACTTTCGTGTTTGCTGCCAGAACTGATACACTTGATTTGGTTGTTACTAATGGATATAAGTCTGTTTCAAATAAATGGATTATTAGTGTCGATTTAACTTCTGATCTCGATGATGATTTGACTCTGAGTTATGATTTGGTGCAAAATTATCCCAATCCTTTTAATCCATCGACAACAATTTCGTATTCAATTCCGGCATCTGAAAACGTACAATTAAAAGTATTCAATTCGTTAGGAGAATTAGTTTCTACCCTTGTGGATTCATACCAAAACAGCGGAAAATATGAAGTTAATTTTGATGCACGCGAGCTTAGTTCCGGGTTTTACATTGCACATGTAGTAGCTGGTAAATTTTCTAAATCGATAAAAATGTTATTGGTAAAATAA
- the grpE gene encoding nucleotide exchange factor GrpE codes for MSNNKKKSDEKLKKDEMKQDDTKIEIERDDVQRQEVNEDDVQQVIEMNAKIESLSKENEQLRDQLLRKAAEFENYKRRTEIESANFIKYAGEAVITKMLPVYDDLRRSLEHADSKNIDSLKKGIELVNEKFTRILKEIGVEKIDAKGKEFDFNFHEALMQKEVEGVPSHIVLEEIEPGYMYKDKVIRHSKVIVSQASSKSDEQQQPENDKG; via the coding sequence ATGTCAAACAATAAGAAAAAATCTGATGAAAAATTAAAAAAGGATGAAATGAAACAAGACGATACAAAAATAGAGATTGAACGCGATGATGTTCAACGACAAGAAGTAAATGAAGACGATGTTCAACAAGTTATCGAAATGAACGCAAAAATAGAATCACTCTCTAAAGAAAATGAACAATTAAGAGATCAACTTTTACGAAAAGCCGCTGAGTTTGAAAACTATAAAAGAAGAACCGAAATTGAATCGGCAAATTTTATTAAGTATGCAGGTGAAGCTGTTATTACTAAAATGCTTCCTGTGTACGATGATCTTCGAAGATCGCTCGAACATGCTGATTCAAAAAATATTGATTCGCTTAAAAAAGGAATTGAACTTGTAAACGAAAAATTTACACGCATATTAAAAGAGATAGGTGTTGAAAAAATTGATGCAAAAGGAAAAGAATTTGATTTTAACTTTCATGAAGCACTAATGCAGAAAGAAGTCGAAGGAGTTCCTTCACATATAGTGTTGGAAGAAATTGAACCGGGTTATATGTATAAAGATAAAGTGATTAGGCATAGTAAAGTTATAGTTAGTCAAGCCTCGTCAAAATCTGATGAACAGCAGCAACCCGAAAATGATAAAGGATAA
- the hrcA gene encoding heat-inducible transcriptional repressor HrcA — protein sequence METYELTDREKAILRYVIQQFILTANPVGSRNIAKRYDIGLSPASIRNIMSDLEESGFLNHPHTSAGRIPTDKGYRFYVDSLMDPPILDLSQKDLITQGLESIKGETEDLLKLTSVILSNLTNQLALVTYPKFDQAILQKIQIVQLSSKRILVVVSVESGLVKTITLELTIDIKQENLQLTERFLNERLSGLKFSEIRNTLNERIKDYKHEESKPLIRVFIDSVDQIFADNKIEDKSFLAGTKNILNHPEFENHEHLQGVIELIEDKDIIIHLMDSKRTGSVDNVSITIGSENIHTKFSDYSFVTKEYKVGEATGTLGIIGPKRMEYSKIVAAVVYIGELLSEELKK from the coding sequence ATGGAAACTTACGAATTAACAGATCGCGAAAAAGCAATTTTACGATATGTGATTCAGCAGTTCATTTTAACTGCCAATCCGGTCGGATCGCGTAATATTGCTAAAAGATATGATATTGGTCTTTCACCGGCTAGTATTAGAAATATTATGTCCGATTTGGAAGAATCCGGTTTCTTGAATCATCCACATACTTCTGCCGGAAGAATTCCGACCGATAAAGGTTATAGGTTTTATGTTGATTCGTTGATGGATCCACCAATTTTAGATTTATCTCAAAAAGATTTGATCACGCAAGGATTGGAATCAATTAAAGGTGAGACTGAGGATTTACTCAAACTTACTTCTGTAATTTTAAGTAACTTAACAAATCAACTTGCTTTAGTAACCTACCCGAAATTTGATCAAGCAATATTACAAAAGATTCAAATAGTTCAGTTATCATCTAAAAGAATTCTCGTGGTAGTTTCTGTAGAGTCCGGTTTGGTTAAAACAATTACACTTGAATTAACAATTGATATTAAGCAAGAGAATTTACAATTAACTGAAAGATTCCTGAACGAGAGATTAAGCGGATTAAAATTTTCTGAAATCAGAAATACTTTGAATGAAAGAATAAAAGATTACAAACACGAAGAAAGCAAACCTTTAATAAGAGTATTCATTGATTCGGTCGATCAAATTTTTGCCGATAATAAAATTGAGGACAAATCATTTTTAGCCGGAACAAAAAACATTTTGAATCATCCGGAGTTCGAAAATCACGAACATTTGCAAGGTGTTATTGAATTAATAGAGGATAAGGATATAATTATTCATTTAATGGATTCAAAAAGAACCGGCAGTGTCGATAATGTTTCAATTACAATCGGTTCGGAAAATATCCACACTAAATTTTCCGATTATAGTTTTGTTACTAAAGAATATAAAGTTGGCGAAGCAACCGGAACACTTGGAATTATTGGTCCAAAAAGAATGGAGTATTCAAAAATTGTCGCAGCCGTAGTTTACATCGGAGAGCTGCTTTCAGAAGAATTAAAAAAATAG
- a CDS encoding YchF/TatD family DNA exonuclease, translated as MYVDTHAHLFFPNFNDELDQVIERARNAGVGAILVPGTDIPTSMQAIKLADQYENIFVGVGVHPHETKEWTDELLVQIEKISKHPKVVAIGEIGLDYYYDFSPREIQLKAFRSQIELAIKLDLPIIVHNRESNDDLMKIIREYADTSLRAQFHCFAGSADDAKELIGMNHFISFPGNVTFKKADDIRNILKSIPPEHLLLETDAPFMTPVPYRGKRNEPSNIPLIAETICEVHNISSDELAKITSYNAYKLFGIGKNSNLVYTYQIGNSLYINVTNRCDSDCVFCKRKTTAEVQGYKLKMKKSEEPQASVYIEEIGDPTKYDEIVFCGYGEPTIRWDVVKEVAKYVKENGGKTRMNTNGHGNVINQRDITPELKGLIDTVSVSLNSVYPEQYAELMRVKPDMHSKMIEFAKLAKQYSKVVMSVVGIDEVDKEKARKLVTEEIGAEFRERAYF; from the coding sequence ATGTACGTTGACACTCATGCTCATCTTTTCTTTCCGAATTTTAACGATGAATTAGATCAAGTTATTGAACGAGCTCGCAACGCTGGTGTCGGAGCAATTCTAGTCCCCGGCACTGATATTCCGACTTCAATGCAAGCAATTAAACTTGCCGATCAATATGAAAATATCTTTGTGGGTGTTGGAGTTCATCCACATGAAACAAAGGAATGGACGGATGAATTACTAGTACAAATTGAAAAAATTAGCAAACATCCAAAAGTAGTTGCAATAGGTGAAATCGGATTGGATTATTATTACGATTTTTCACCGCGAGAAATTCAACTGAAGGCTTTTCGTTCTCAAATTGAATTAGCAATTAAATTAGATCTGCCGATAATTGTCCACAACAGAGAATCGAATGATGACTTAATGAAAATTATAAGAGAATATGCCGATACTTCATTACGAGCACAGTTTCATTGTTTTGCAGGCTCCGCAGATGATGCAAAAGAATTAATCGGTATGAATCACTTCATTTCGTTTCCCGGAAATGTTACATTCAAAAAAGCCGATGACATAAGAAATATTTTGAAGTCAATTCCCCCTGAGCATTTATTGCTGGAAACCGATGCACCGTTTATGACACCAGTTCCATATAGAGGGAAGCGAAACGAACCCTCCAACATTCCTCTAATCGCCGAAACAATTTGCGAAGTTCATAATATATCTTCAGATGAACTTGCAAAAATTACATCTTATAATGCTTACAAACTTTTCGGAATCGGAAAGAATAGTAATCTGGTTTATACATACCAGATCGGTAATTCATTGTATATAAATGTTACAAACAGGTGCGATTCTGATTGTGTCTTCTGTAAAAGAAAAACTACCGCTGAAGTACAAGGTTACAAATTGAAAATGAAAAAAAGCGAAGAACCTCAGGCTTCCGTTTACATTGAGGAAATCGGAGATCCGACAAAATATGATGAAATTGTTTTTTGCGGTTATGGTGAACCAACCATTAGATGGGATGTTGTGAAGGAAGTTGCTAAGTATGTAAAAGAAAACGGCGGCAAAACAAGAATGAATACTAACGGACACGGTAATGTTATAAATCAACGCGATATTACACCTGAGCTAAAAGGATTGATTGATACTGTATCAGTCAGCTTAAATTCTGTTTACCCGGAGCAATATGCAGAACTGATGCGGGTTAAGCCTGATATGCATTCCAAAATGATTGAATTTGCAAAACTTGCAAAACAATATTCTAAAGTTGTTATGTCGGTAGTTGGTATTGACGAAGTGGACAAAGAGAAAGCTAGAAAATTAGTAACCGAAGAAATCGGGGCTGAATTCAGAGAACGAGCATATTTTTAA
- a CDS encoding helix-hairpin-helix domain-containing protein, with product MKYEPESKELITFDHTEQDNLFDSAGIMLKNVEKRVDSKQELLDFSVDKSKRSNGEKKELLEKSININTADIELFIKLPGIGIKTAEKIVELRNLKGGFGFIEELLEVRGIGEVKFEGIKKYIYVAK from the coding sequence TTGAAATATGAACCTGAAAGCAAAGAATTAATTACGTTCGATCACACTGAGCAAGATAATTTATTCGATTCAGCAGGAATAATGCTCAAAAATGTGGAAAAAAGAGTTGATTCTAAGCAGGAACTTTTGGATTTTAGTGTCGATAAATCTAAAAGAAGCAACGGCGAAAAGAAAGAGCTTCTTGAAAAAAGCATAAACATTAATACTGCCGATATTGAGCTTTTCATAAAATTACCTGGCATTGGAATTAAAACCGCCGAAAAAATAGTTGAGCTCAGAAATCTCAAAGGTGGTTTCGGATTTATTGAAGAACTGCTTGAAGTAAGAGGTATCGGCGAAGTTAAGTTTGAAGGAATTAAAAAATATATATACGTTGCTAAGTAA
- the purM gene encoding phosphoribosylformylglycinamidine cyclo-ligase produces MAADYKSSGVNIQAGDETVSRIKDYAKSTFNKNVLTGIGHFGAFFEFDKKEYENPVLVSSVDGVGTKLKVAFMMDKHDTIGQDLVNHCINDIAVCGAKPLYFMDYLAFGKLFPDKAEQIIKGFSIACKENNVALIGGETAEMPGLYDEHEYDVSGTIVGVVEKSEIIDGTKVKEGNILLGFKSNGLHTNGYSLARNVLFSKYSVTDKVDELEFSIGEELLRIHKSYLELITKIKSKVNAFSHITGGGIIGNTKRVVPENLKIKIDWSAWEMPAIFKLISKVGDVSDDEMREVFNLGIGLIAVVDKSKVDNVINLCRDINEEPIIIGSIQT; encoded by the coding sequence GTGGCAGCAGATTATAAATCATCCGGTGTAAACATTCAAGCCGGCGATGAAACGGTTTCTAGGATTAAGGATTATGCGAAATCAACTTTTAACAAAAATGTATTAACCGGCATCGGTCATTTTGGTGCGTTCTTTGAATTTGATAAAAAGGAATATGAAAATCCCGTTCTTGTTTCTAGTGTCGACGGTGTTGGCACTAAGTTGAAAGTTGCATTTATGATGGATAAGCATGATACGATTGGGCAAGATTTGGTAAATCATTGTATAAACGATATTGCCGTTTGCGGTGCAAAGCCTTTATACTTTATGGATTATCTCGCTTTCGGAAAATTATTTCCCGATAAAGCAGAGCAAATTATTAAAGGATTTTCAATTGCGTGCAAAGAAAATAATGTCGCATTAATCGGCGGCGAAACTGCTGAAATGCCGGGACTATACGATGAACACGAATATGATGTTTCCGGAACAATTGTCGGCGTAGTTGAGAAATCTGAAATAATTGACGGAACTAAAGTAAAAGAAGGAAATATTCTTTTAGGTTTTAAATCGAATGGACTTCACACAAATGGATATTCGTTAGCGCGTAATGTTCTTTTTAGTAAGTATTCCGTGACTGATAAAGTTGACGAACTTGAATTTTCGATCGGTGAAGAACTTTTACGAATTCATAAATCCTATCTCGAATTGATTACAAAAATTAAAAGTAAGGTCAATGCTTTTTCACACATCACCGGTGGCGGGATTATCGGGAACACAAAAAGAGTCGTTCCGGAAAATTTAAAAATTAAAATCGATTGGTCAGCTTGGGAAATGCCTGCAATCTTTAAATTGATTTCAAAAGTTGGTGATGTTTCCGATGATGAAATGAGAGAAGTTTTTAACCTCGGCATTGGTTTAATTGCAGTTGTAGATAAATCCAAAGTGGATAATGTTATAAATCTTTGTAGAGACATTAATGAAGAACCGATAATTATTGGTTCGATTCAAACTTAA
- a CDS encoding FG-GAP-like repeat-containing protein encodes MKNKFIILFLFLTSVIFSQSSNYVREINPFEVSHKHGLFNNIFSGGLNNPEFQFVDIDADDDYDLFILSSEGSFVFFENTGNKFNPVFTLSEKIPIGLAVYDWFFFVDIDNDSDYDFFTGQRGSKVKYFENNGSKFSSNFELKIDTVRNFLGQDLNVESGSNPAFVDIDNDGDFDLICGNTSGTANFYKNIGSPEEFVFDSLDGEWQNLRVGLGKMQNQNRHGSSSIEFVDIENNETLDLFWGDLFNSSLYFIRNTGTPNEPQMVIESSSYPINSDSISTEGFNMPRFIDIDHDGDLDLFSSVLWNDPSIKRSISFRKNNGGNQFEFITDNYLNLLDVGSRSIPELIDIDNDGDLDLFIGSEDIFDGSIYFLENTGTANDPSFVLVDSNYFGINSELSLSPTFGDLDNDGDFDLLVGNTFNDILYLENTGTKVNPNFENRGVLKNQNNQNINGGVYIRPRLFDVDNDGDLDLIIGNFKGEVLLYRNIGSPANYSFQLDESYFDLGKPGNYTNPFLYDYDNDGINELFVGIDSGYIFLYENDNNITPNFVLIDNNFLNKNFGREPNIMFGDLDNDGDDDLIIGNMKGWLYFYRNSIVSSVQRDQLKNQLNISIKSYPNPFNSSIQIEVSIPNNIYFSLKIFNILGEEVSLLYQGTSTGETNKFVWNTNKSSLGLSSSVYIVSVQTESKIENHPVLFLK; translated from the coding sequence ATGAAAAATAAATTTATAATTTTATTTCTTTTCCTCACCTCTGTAATTTTTTCACAATCATCAAATTATGTTAGAGAGATCAATCCGTTTGAAGTAAGTCACAAACATGGATTGTTTAATAATATTTTCAGCGGCGGATTAAATAATCCCGAATTTCAATTCGTTGATATTGATGCCGATGACGATTATGATTTGTTTATCCTAAGTAGTGAAGGAAGTTTTGTCTTCTTCGAAAATACGGGTAATAAGTTCAATCCGGTTTTTACATTATCGGAAAAAATTCCAATTGGATTAGCCGTTTACGATTGGTTTTTCTTTGTCGATATAGATAACGATTCGGATTACGATTTCTTTACTGGTCAGCGCGGAAGCAAGGTTAAATATTTTGAAAACAACGGTAGTAAGTTCTCATCAAACTTTGAATTGAAAATTGATACCGTAAGAAATTTTCTTGGTCAGGATTTGAATGTCGAATCCGGATCTAATCCGGCATTTGTTGATATTGATAACGATGGTGATTTTGATCTAATTTGTGGAAACACAAGCGGCACGGCAAATTTTTATAAGAATATCGGAAGCCCCGAAGAATTTGTTTTCGATAGTTTAGATGGCGAATGGCAAAATCTTAGAGTCGGTTTAGGTAAAATGCAGAATCAAAATCGGCATGGCTCAAGTTCCATTGAATTTGTTGATATAGAGAACAACGAAACATTAGATTTATTTTGGGGCGATTTATTTAATTCCAGTTTATACTTCATCCGTAACACCGGCACTCCAAATGAACCACAAATGGTTATTGAATCAAGTTCATACCCAATTAACTCCGACAGTATCTCAACCGAAGGATTTAACATGCCTAGATTTATTGATATCGATCACGACGGTGATCTCGATCTGTTTTCTTCGGTATTATGGAATGATCCTTCTATTAAGCGTTCAATTTCGTTTAGAAAAAATAACGGTGGCAATCAATTTGAGTTTATCACAGATAATTATTTAAACCTCCTCGATGTCGGTTCGAGAAGTATTCCGGAATTAATCGACATTGATAATGACGGCGATCTTGATTTATTCATCGGCAGTGAAGATATTTTTGATGGATCAATCTATTTTCTAGAAAATACAGGAACCGCCAATGATCCCTCCTTTGTCTTAGTTGATTCAAATTACTTTGGTATTAACAGTGAACTTTCATTATCTCCGACATTCGGAGATCTTGATAATGACGGTGACTTTGATCTTCTTGTAGGAAATACGTTTAATGATATTTTATACCTCGAAAATACGGGGACAAAAGTGAACCCTAATTTTGAAAACAGAGGTGTTTTAAAAAATCAAAATAACCAAAACATAAATGGTGGTGTTTATATTCGTCCGAGATTATTTGATGTTGATAATGACGGTGATCTTGATTTAATTATAGGCAATTTTAAAGGTGAAGTTCTGCTCTATAGAAATATTGGAAGTCCGGCAAACTATTCTTTCCAACTCGATGAAAGTTATTTTGATTTAGGGAAACCCGGAAATTATACAAATCCATTTCTTTACGATTATGATAATGATGGTATCAATGAACTTTTTGTCGGAATTGACAGCGGTTATATATTCCTCTATGAAAATGATAATAACATTACCCCAAATTTTGTTCTAATCGACAATAACTTTCTTAATAAAAATTTTGGTCGTGAACCCAATATTATGTTTGGTGATTTAGATAACGATGGAGACGATGATCTAATTATTGGTAATATGAAAGGCTGGTTATATTTCTACAGAAATTCAATTGTTTCGTCTGTTCAAAGAGATCAGCTTAAGAATCAGCTTAACATTTCGATAAAATCATATCCTAATCCATTTAATAGTTCAATACAAATTGAAGTGAGTATCCCAAATAATATCTATTTTTCTTTAAAGATATTTAATATATTAGGAGAAGAAGTCTCATTATTATACCAAGGGACTTCGACAGGGGAAACAAACAAATTTGTATGGAACACAAATAAGTCTAGTTTAGGGTTATCTTCAAGTGTTTACATTGTTTCGGTGCAGACAGAAAGCAAGATAGAAAACCACCCCGTTTTATTTCTGAAGTAA
- the dnaJ gene encoding molecular chaperone DnaJ: MSKRDYYEILGINKNASTDEIKKSYRKLALKYHPDRNPDDKEAEEKFKEAAEAYEVLSNDEKRQRYDRFGHSGMRGGQDFHGFSDVNDIFSHFSDIFGGAFGGSSIFDDFFGGGRTSSRSRQRTSGTPGTDLKVTLKLTLEEIASGTTKKIKIKKYIKCNTCNGSGAEDSNSFQTCSVCNGSGEIRQVSRSVFGQFVNIAACNNCNGTGKVISKRCGTCSGEGRNYDESTIRINVPAGVTDNSYMSLRGEGNAGKNGGPAGDVIVIFKELEHEFFERDGDNVIYDLFISYPEAVMGTEVEVPTLNGRAKLKIESGIESGKFLKMREKGIQHLNSHGAGDQLVRVNIHIPKKINSKEKELLKELQEMPNIKVPN, encoded by the coding sequence ATGAGTAAGAGAGATTATTATGAAATACTCGGTATTAATAAAAATGCTAGTACCGACGAGATTAAAAAATCATATAGAAAACTAGCATTAAAATATCATCCAGACAGAAATCCGGATGATAAAGAAGCTGAGGAAAAATTTAAAGAAGCTGCTGAAGCTTATGAAGTCTTAAGCAATGACGAGAAACGGCAAAGGTATGATAGGTTTGGCCATAGTGGAATGAGAGGCGGACAAGATTTTCATGGTTTTTCTGATGTTAATGATATCTTCAGTCATTTCTCCGATATATTTGGTGGTGCTTTCGGCGGATCATCTATTTTTGATGATTTCTTCGGTGGTGGAAGAACATCTTCAAGATCGAGACAAAGAACATCAGGTACACCCGGCACAGATTTAAAAGTTACCTTAAAATTGACATTGGAGGAAATTGCCTCCGGTACTACAAAAAAAATAAAAATAAAAAAGTATATTAAGTGTAATACATGTAATGGTTCCGGAGCTGAAGATTCAAACTCTTTTCAAACATGTTCTGTTTGTAATGGTTCAGGCGAGATTCGACAAGTTTCGCGTTCTGTATTCGGGCAGTTTGTAAATATTGCCGCATGTAACAATTGTAACGGAACAGGAAAAGTAATTTCCAAAAGATGTGGTACTTGTTCGGGCGAAGGCAGAAATTACGATGAATCAACAATTAGAATAAATGTTCCGGCCGGAGTTACGGATAATAGTTACATGTCATTACGCGGAGAAGGGAATGCCGGTAAAAATGGCGGTCCAGCTGGGGATGTAATTGTTATCTTCAAAGAACTTGAACATGAATTTTTTGAACGCGACGGCGATAATGTAATTTATGATTTATTTATAAGTTATCCGGAAGCAGTAATGGGAACCGAAGTCGAAGTTCCAACATTAAACGGCAGAGCAAAATTAAAAATTGAATCTGGCATTGAGTCCGGCAAGTTTTTGAAAATGAGAGAAAAAGGAATTCAACATCTCAATAGTCATGGTGCCGGTGATCAATTAGTCAGAGTGAACATTCATATTCCGAAAAAAATAAATTCGAAAGAGAAAGAATTATTAAAAGAACTTCAGGAGATGCCGAATATTAAAGTTCCCAACTAA